CGGTGATCGTGACTGGTGAACCGTGAGCCGCTCACCGAGCACCCATCACGTTCACGGTTTCCGAGGCACCTGAGCGCCCGAGCGCCCCAGGGGAACCTGCAGGAGCCCGCCGTAAAATTGCTGGTTTGCTCAACGCGATGCTAGCGTCGCGGACTTCGGGGGATTTTTCGCCGCCGGAGGACCACGGCATGGCACGCAAGCGTCTCGGCGAGCTGCTCCTGGAGCAAGGCGCGATCACCGCGGAGCAGCTCCAGGCAGGGCTCGGCCTCCAACGACAGAGCGGCAACCGGCTCGGCGCTGCCCTCGTCGCCCTCGGCGTCCTCACCGAGGAGCGGCTGGTGGGCGCCCTCGCCGTGGCCCTCTCCCTCGAGACCGTGAACCTCGACAAGCTCGAGGTGGAGTGGAGCGCCCTCCACGCCCTGCGCGACCGCTTCTGCGACGCCAACGACCTCTTCCCCGTCTCCATCGAGGCCAAGCCCACCGGTCGCAAGGTGCTCACCGTGGCCATGGCCGATCCGCTGAACCTCGCCGCCGTCGAGGAGATCGAGTTCACCACCGGCTTCAAGGTCCAGCCCAAGCTGGCCACGCTCTCCCAGGTGCGGAACGCGATCCGCCGGCACTACTTGAAGCTGCCGCCCGAGGAGAAGAAGCCCGCGCCCATCCCGCCGCCCATGCCAGAGGCCACTGCACCGCCGCGGCCGGTGTCGGAAGAGGTGGTGCTCACCGACGCCGTCATCGAAGAGGTCGCGCCCACCAAGCCGGTGCCGCCGCCGCAGCGGCAGATCAGCGGCCGAACGGACCTCGCCGAGCTCATCCGCAAGCGCGAAGAGGCCGTGAAGAAGCGCGCGCGGCCCTCGAGCGGGGGCGGGCCACGCACCGCGCTCGAGTCCGACCTCGAGTACCTGGTGGGCGAGCCCATGTACGGCCCCGACGCCTACGAGCAGATCGATCGCCTGGAGCGCAAGCTCTGGGCGCTGATGCGCATCATGGCCAAGAAGGGGCTGCTCACCCGCGAAGAGTTCCTCGCGGAGTTCGAGGACTAGCGCCAATGCCGATCAGTTAAGGCGGCTGGGCAATCTGGTGCAGATGGATCATCGTGC
This genomic window from Deltaproteobacteria bacterium contains:
- a CDS encoding general secretion pathway protein GspE, with translation MARKRLGELLLEQGAITAEQLQAGLGLQRQSGNRLGAALVALGVLTEERLVGALAVALSLETVNLDKLEVEWSALHALRDRFCDANDLFPVSIEAKPTGRKVLTVAMADPLNLAAVEEIEFTTGFKVQPKLATLSQVRNAIRRHYLKLPPEEKKPAPIPPPMPEATAPPRPVSEEVVLTDAVIEEVAPTKPVPPPQRQISGRTDLAELIRKREEAVKKRARPSSGGGPRTALESDLEYLVGEPMYGPDAYEQIDRLERKLWALMRIMAKKGLLTREEFLAEFED